The Patescibacteria group bacterium genome has a segment encoding these proteins:
- a CDS encoding glycosyltransferase family 4 protein translates to MLNYEYPPLGGGAGNATLYLLKEFCRQNDFFIDLVTSSPDQSYVKSLSDKVRIHGLNINKHNHNLQHQSYRDLLTYSWRANKYIRTLHHGNNFDFVHSFFAVPCGIVAERLNKPQIISLRGTDVPGHNPKFRLAYSILHPFIKRVFRNANIIAANSDDLKNEALNFEQRQYEIIPNGVDLDFYSPFLERPSDFRILYVGRLHAVKNIPILIEAFAKFVSAGVPNAKLTLTGDGPELLALKRQVQKLGLEQAVNFTGHLSKDRLRDEYRNCSVFTLLSAGEGMSNTLLEAMACGTPILTTRTGGAAQLVDASNGWIVSEANTATVSEAIKLIYQSRAVLQSMGQASRAKAETLSWANTAKQYANLYHRMYELA, encoded by the coding sequence ATGCTTAATTATGAGTACCCGCCACTGGGTGGTGGTGCCGGTAATGCGACTTTGTATTTATTAAAAGAGTTCTGCCGGCAGAATGATTTCTTTATTGATCTGGTAACCAGTTCACCCGATCAGTCTTACGTCAAATCACTTTCGGATAAAGTCCGAATTCACGGACTCAACATAAACAAGCATAATCATAACCTCCAGCATCAGTCTTATCGTGACCTGCTAACCTATAGCTGGCGTGCAAATAAATATATCCGCACATTGCACCACGGCAACAACTTTGATTTTGTCCATTCGTTTTTTGCTGTCCCATGTGGCATTGTGGCAGAACGCTTAAACAAACCCCAAATTATCTCACTCCGCGGAACCGATGTTCCCGGACACAATCCGAAGTTTCGCTTGGCCTATTCGATTCTTCATCCATTTATCAAACGTGTGTTTCGAAACGCCAATATTATTGCCGCCAACAGTGACGACCTGAAAAACGAGGCCCTGAATTTCGAGCAACGCCAGTACGAGATAATTCCCAACGGAGTTGATTTGGATTTTTATTCACCATTCCTAGAGCGTCCGTCCGATTTTCGCATCTTATACGTTGGCCGCCTCCACGCCGTCAAGAACATTCCTATCCTGATTGAAGCGTTCGCAAAATTTGTTTCGGCGGGCGTACCGAATGCCAAATTAACTCTGACTGGCGATGGTCCGGAGCTGCTAGCATTGAAACGACAGGTTCAGAAATTAGGCCTTGAACAGGCGGTCAATTTTACCGGACACTTATCAAAAGACCGGCTGCGAGATGAGTATCGCAACTGCTCTGTGTTTACCCTACTCTCAGCGGGTGAGGGCATGAGCAACACGCTCTTGGAAGCAATGGCTTGCGGTACGCCAATATTAACCACACGCACCGGCGGAGCGGCCCAGCTGGTCGACGCATCAAATGGCTGGATCGTGTCCGAAGCCAATACTGCCACGGTGAGTGAGGCAATCAAACTAATATATCAGTCCCGCGCGGTATTACAGTCTATGGGCCAAGCCAGCCGAGCTAAAGCGGAAACTTTGAGCTGGGCCAATACTGCCAAACAATATGCTAACCTCTACCATCGAATGTATGAATTGGCGTAA
- a CDS encoding phenylacetate--CoA ligase family protein, with product MNWRKPIITGLLSLTRDHTLSHLRTMLAMEYRPPAEIASYQTDCLRQIIIHAYHNVPYYSHVLKDAGVILSNDKIDLSRYSYLPVLTKDIIKNEFANLQSRDSANRHPYPNSSGGSSGTPLKITQDRAYHEWNVANSIYYKTFAKQAIGQSELRLWGSERDLEIGHEKISTRLRNWLYHRREINAFRMTPTDMVKYAADWNCFRPRWIESYVDAMYEFANFFEVNHISMHTPVGILTSAGTLYPFMKEKIEQVFGCPVINRYGSREVGGIACSCPGGQGLHLSAWNSFVEILNDDLRPIAAGQMGRVYVTTLHNYSMPLLRYDIGDLAEYALSGCTCGRGTPLLAKVHGREMTVFRTRDKTIVPAEFFIHYIGVVFNQGSINKFQVVQKDYDQICINVVTKNQASVTALAPDVEHTIRRAMGSDCKVDWNFVDDIPRLSSGKYLYVVSELKPPDQTTKSN from the coding sequence ATGAATTGGCGTAAACCTATCATCACCGGATTGCTCTCTCTCACCCGCGATCACACCCTAAGTCATCTGCGCACAATGTTGGCTATGGAATATCGCCCGCCCGCCGAGATTGCTTCATACCAGACTGATTGCCTGCGCCAAATTATTATCCACGCTTACCACAATGTTCCCTATTATTCACATGTTCTCAAAGACGCCGGTGTGATTTTATCGAACGACAAAATCGACCTGTCGCGATATTCATACTTGCCTGTCTTAACCAAAGATATTATCAAAAATGAGTTTGCCAACCTGCAAAGTCGCGACAGCGCCAACCGCCATCCCTACCCTAATTCATCGGGTGGTTCAAGTGGAACGCCACTGAAAATCACCCAAGACCGAGCATATCACGAATGGAATGTCGCCAACTCAATCTATTATAAAACTTTCGCCAAACAGGCGATCGGCCAAAGCGAATTGCGTCTGTGGGGTTCGGAGCGTGATTTGGAAATTGGTCATGAAAAAATATCCACCCGGCTGCGCAACTGGCTGTACCATCGACGCGAGATAAACGCGTTTCGCATGACGCCGACCGATATGGTAAAATATGCTGCAGACTGGAACTGTTTCCGCCCGCGCTGGATTGAATCATACGTTGACGCTATGTATGAATTCGCGAATTTTTTTGAGGTTAATCATATCTCGATGCATACTCCGGTCGGCATACTTACTTCAGCCGGCACCCTCTACCCCTTCATGAAGGAAAAGATTGAACAAGTGTTTGGTTGTCCGGTGATTAACCGATATGGATCCCGCGAAGTCGGCGGTATCGCCTGCAGCTGTCCGGGTGGTCAGGGGCTGCACCTGAGCGCATGGAATTCATTCGTAGAAATACTCAATGATGACTTACGCCCAATCGCTGCTGGCCAGATGGGCCGAGTCTATGTCACCACGCTACATAATTATTCCATGCCATTGCTTAGGTATGATATTGGCGACTTAGCAGAGTATGCCTTATCTGGCTGTACTTGTGGACGCGGCACCCCCCTATTGGCCAAGGTTCATGGCCGGGAAATGACAGTGTTCCGAACCAGGGATAAAACGATTGTCCCGGCTGAATTCTTTATTCATTACATCGGCGTAGTATTCAACCAGGGCAGTATAAATAAGTTTCAGGTGGTGCAAAAAGATTATGACCAGATCTGCATTAACGTTGTTACAAAAAACCAAGCTTCAGTCACCGCTCTTGCTCCGGACGTCGAACATACAATCAGGCGAGCGATGGGCAGTGATTGTAAAGTTGACTGGAACTTCGTTGACGACATCCCCCGGCTATCCAGTGGTAAATATCTCTACGTGGTCAGTGAGCTAAAGCCACCGGACCAGACAACTAAATCGAACTGA
- a CDS encoding DUF362 domain-containing protein translates to MNKVGLYKFSGPDLDRIIQDGFVAFGMEEKLRRIKTVFLKPNLVVDIKQYIDEGANTDIRIIEAILKYLSAYTHLKIYLGESESGTRIKGRKLDRALEIMGVNALKDKYNFTIVNLTYDRHIRVPIPGGKFVTDLIMGETLMASDLIINLPKIKTHKYATITCALKNMFGTIPDPRRIIYHKNIHQTLADLNQLFYDKMFIVTDGIVAMEGNGPLYGRRVNLDVMLFADNPLLNDATVAQIMGFDPVKIQHISLCNDWAKCDLNNISIVGTGNLKDVRRNFQPSKKNLFITIEGHLMQHKWIVNILFSEWFQTKITYRLRHILKRLRGGSYSWYFKESNKPNDPKR, encoded by the coding sequence ATGAATAAAGTCGGACTATACAAATTTTCAGGGCCAGATCTCGACCGAATCATTCAGGATGGATTCGTCGCGTTTGGCATGGAAGAAAAACTGCGCCGCATCAAGACCGTATTCCTGAAACCAAACCTGGTGGTAGATATCAAGCAGTACATTGATGAAGGTGCTAATACCGACATTCGAATAATTGAGGCGATTTTGAAATATTTGTCGGCCTACACCCATCTTAAAATCTATCTCGGCGAAAGCGAATCCGGCACCCGCATTAAGGGTCGGAAGCTTGATCGTGCCTTGGAAATAATGGGTGTGAATGCACTCAAAGATAAATACAACTTTACTATCGTCAATCTCACTTACGATCGTCATATTCGAGTGCCCATACCAGGAGGCAAATTCGTGACCGATTTAATCATGGGAGAGACCCTGATGGCGTCAGATCTAATCATTAACCTGCCAAAGATCAAGACGCATAAATATGCCACGATTACCTGCGCCCTTAAAAATATGTTTGGCACTATCCCGGACCCGCGCCGCATCATTTATCATAAGAACATTCATCAGACATTGGCCGATTTGAATCAGTTGTTTTACGATAAAATGTTTATTGTCACCGATGGCATTGTCGCCATGGAGGGCAATGGCCCGCTCTATGGTCGGCGAGTAAATCTCGATGTCATGCTTTTTGCCGATAACCCCCTGCTCAATGACGCGACCGTCGCCCAAATTATGGGTTTTGATCCTGTCAAAATACAACATATCAGTTTATGCAATGACTGGGCCAAATGCGATCTCAATAATATTTCAATAGTTGGAACTGGGAATCTCAAAGATGTCCGCCGTAATTTTCAGCCCTCAAAAAAGAATTTGTTTATCACTATCGAGGGTCATCTGATGCAACATAAGTGGATTGTGAATATTTTATTCAGTGAATGGTTTCAAACCAAAATAACCTATCGGTTGCGCCACATTTTGAAGCGGCTGCGCGGTGGAAGCTATAGTTGGTATTTTAAAGAATCTAATAAACCCAATGATCCAAAACGTTAA
- a CDS encoding glycosyltransferase, which translates to MTSSPKKPLILCAITLDTEPDCDINWRITKPIAFSSVTRFIPELYRPLWNKYDINPTYFTSPSVIKDDACIRILKNEQEQGAEIGAHLHPEYIEPQQKYSDASGTVADEFTCSVYSKEVEFEKIKNFTELIEARIGRRPISYRAGRFGADLDTIQSLKKLGYRSDSSVTPFIDWTTRGGPDHSNAPIQPYYVASENFYEANDDPNTILKIPLTIFGKRLGRFGRLLPDSWLYYQWLRPTHMTVIEQKRLISKTIQLYQDQPIIVFTMMFHSMETVIKGTPFVRSKIEQKMYLNRLTQILQYLKKLGCQFVSVNQVAQLYRENNIIPELSTLKRGLRFNNYLRYKNISAKQYNKRFLPTYFFWRMPSDRILMPLVKSIHHRNILDVGCGTGCYTNFFTAQDNRVLGVDKNVHLATGQSFPVIESGANDFKDKVPGKYDLVFSSWLADYLGPNELQAFIQNSHAVLEPNGELIFTAISPKGWGGLYIWMARHVRHVKKYCYRHAEIRRWMEQSGFSNIEIIPMNSWLKIPWAYIVKAKKPVTPPDQTMAGFSQPIKIGLLARGLTSGGVTRFINNVLSEFDNVNNPHYQFVLFTDEPSYQNSFTRVKVAYVKKINKILWEYFQIFPSIRREKCHYMIYPKCTIPLTHLVFSFKKLVVIHDLAFMKEKFLEYKLMDTIYLKLAAPISCNKADYVLAVSEATKQDAIRKMGLKPDKLKVIFEAVEERFKQPVPQQRIEEIFRKLNIEAPYLFYCGVLSPRKNALRMFQAFAQVKDQIPHNFYVTASQSWYDADVRQFIKDNLADRVFFLGYITEEELRALYQRATLYLYPSIFEGFGLPILEAQASGCPVLTSNVTSCPEIAGRGAYIVDPYSIDDIRDGIIKIISNESYRQQLIEYGKRNLERFSWGLVVHKILALTTHRHTHD; encoded by the coding sequence ATGACGAGCTCCCCAAAGAAACCCTTAATACTTTGCGCTATTACGCTCGATACCGAACCTGATTGCGATATTAATTGGCGGATCACAAAACCGATCGCATTTTCTTCCGTAACGCGCTTTATTCCTGAACTATACCGACCACTTTGGAATAAGTACGATATCAACCCGACTTACTTCACCTCCCCTTCTGTGATCAAGGATGATGCTTGCATTCGCATCCTTAAAAACGAACAGGAACAGGGAGCTGAAATTGGCGCCCACCTTCACCCAGAATATATTGAGCCACAACAAAAATATAGTGACGCCAGTGGCACCGTCGCCGATGAGTTTACCTGCTCCGTTTACTCGAAGGAAGTTGAATTTGAAAAAATTAAGAACTTTACCGAACTAATCGAGGCTCGCATCGGTCGCCGACCCATTTCTTATCGAGCTGGTCGTTTCGGGGCGGATCTCGACACCATCCAATCCCTTAAAAAGCTTGGGTACCGGTCGGATAGCTCGGTCACCCCATTCATTGACTGGACAACCAGAGGCGGGCCCGACCACTCAAACGCACCAATCCAGCCCTACTATGTTGCATCAGAAAACTTCTACGAGGCCAACGATGACCCAAATACAATTCTTAAAATTCCCTTAACTATTTTTGGTAAACGACTAGGCCGCTTCGGACGCCTGCTGCCGGATAGCTGGCTGTATTATCAATGGCTGCGCCCGACCCACATGACCGTAATTGAACAAAAACGTCTGATTTCAAAGACCATCCAACTATATCAAGACCAGCCGATTATTGTCTTCACGATGATGTTTCATTCGATGGAGACGGTAATCAAAGGAACGCCGTTTGTCAGATCAAAAATCGAGCAGAAAATGTACCTTAATCGTTTAACTCAGATCCTTCAATATCTCAAGAAACTGGGTTGTCAATTTGTCAGCGTTAACCAGGTGGCTCAGCTGTATCGAGAAAATAACATTATACCCGAACTGTCCACCCTGAAACGAGGACTGCGGTTCAACAACTATCTTCGTTATAAAAATATCAGCGCTAAACAGTATAACAAGCGCTTCCTGCCAACATACTTTTTTTGGCGCATGCCATCTGACCGCATCTTAATGCCGTTGGTAAAATCAATTCACCACCGTAATATTCTCGACGTCGGCTGCGGTACGGGATGTTATACCAACTTTTTCACGGCACAGGACAATCGTGTACTGGGGGTCGATAAAAACGTTCACCTCGCCACCGGCCAATCGTTCCCGGTAATCGAGAGTGGCGCAAATGACTTCAAAGACAAAGTGCCTGGAAAATACGACTTAGTATTTTCGTCTTGGTTGGCCGATTATCTAGGACCCAATGAACTGCAAGCATTCATCCAAAACTCGCACGCGGTACTTGAGCCAAACGGCGAATTGATATTTACGGCCATATCGCCAAAAGGCTGGGGTGGTCTATATATCTGGATGGCGCGCCACGTGCGACACGTCAAGAAATACTGCTACCGACACGCTGAAATTCGACGTTGGATGGAACAATCGGGTTTTTCTAATATCGAAATAATCCCGATGAATTCTTGGCTCAAGATTCCTTGGGCGTATATAGTAAAAGCCAAAAAACCCGTCACGCCACCCGATCAGACAATGGCAGGGTTTAGCCAACCGATAAAAATCGGTTTGCTGGCTCGTGGCTTAACTAGCGGCGGCGTGACCCGATTCATCAACAATGTTCTGTCCGAATTTGATAACGTAAACAATCCCCATTATCAATTTGTGTTATTTACCGACGAACCAAGCTACCAAAACAGCTTTACTCGCGTCAAGGTAGCATACGTTAAAAAGATAAACAAAATATTGTGGGAGTATTTCCAAATCTTTCCGAGTATCCGCCGGGAAAAGTGCCACTATATGATCTATCCGAAGTGTACCATTCCCCTAACCCACCTGGTATTCTCATTCAAAAAACTGGTCGTAATACACGATCTAGCTTTCATGAAAGAAAAGTTTCTGGAATATAAACTGATGGATACTATATATCTAAAGTTGGCTGCTCCAATTTCATGTAATAAAGCTGACTACGTTCTAGCGGTCTCCGAAGCTACGAAGCAGGACGCGATTCGTAAAATGGGCCTCAAGCCCGATAAGCTTAAAGTGATATTTGAGGCGGTAGAAGAGCGGTTCAAACAACCGGTCCCCCAACAACGAATCGAAGAAATATTCCGCAAACTTAACATTGAGGCACCCTACTTATTTTATTGCGGCGTGCTAAGCCCGCGCAAAAACGCGCTACGGATGTTTCAAGCCTTTGCCCAGGTCAAAGACCAAATCCCTCATAACTTCTATGTCACCGCCAGCCAATCTTGGTATGACGCCGACGTACGACAATTTATCAAGGACAATCTGGCGGACCGAGTGTTTTTTCTAGGCTACATTACCGAAGAAGAGCTAAGAGCGCTTTACCAAAGAGCGACTCTCTACTTGTATCCATCAATTTTTGAAGGGTTTGGCTTGCCAATACTGGAAGCTCAGGCGTCTGGCTGTCCCGTACTAACTTCAAATGTCACCAGCTGTCCCGAAATTGCCGGCCGTGGAGCGTACATCGTAGACCCCTACTCTATCGATGATATTCGTGATGGTATTATCAAGATTATTTCTAATGAGTCTTACCGACAACAGTTGATCGAGTATGGAAAACGAAATTTGGAGAGATTCAGTTGGGGCTTGGTGGTCCATAAGATCCTCGCATTAACAACGCATCGCCACACCCATGACTAG
- a CDS encoding glycosyltransferase family 2 protein — protein sequence MTSPADQSLLISVVMLNYNGLAYLQQTIPPLLQLDYTQYEILVVDNHSTDESINFLRSASRRDPRLRLVEYQENTGYGRGKNLGVAKAKGEYILLLDEDILIETPTLLSELIQLYQRLSNPGFISLLMKEQTDQTKTKLYGGFISLFSVYANRPLSIDALSKQEFHPASSPDGGAIFFKKSTFTTLGGYDVSQPYYLDVGDLGLRAAIYGYRTYVYNKQILCHLGTARKTNKAGWLWKYGYHFSGLSRVMFKNYRLVNLLIAYPYFCLICIMKTALNMLRYRDWHVVSRFMFSVGYFFNNYKSLIKERRRIQTERTLPDDVFLKIKRPI from the coding sequence ATGACTAGCCCGGCTGATCAATCGCTCTTAATCAGTGTTGTGATGCTGAATTACAATGGTTTGGCGTATCTTCAGCAAACCATTCCCCCGTTGCTGCAGCTTGATTATACGCAATACGAAATATTGGTCGTAGATAATCACTCAACCGATGAAAGTATCAACTTTCTAAGATCGGCATCGCGTCGTGATCCACGTTTACGTCTAGTTGAATACCAAGAAAACACCGGCTACGGCCGGGGCAAGAACCTGGGCGTGGCTAAAGCCAAGGGAGAGTATATTTTATTACTTGATGAAGATATACTAATCGAGACGCCCACATTATTATCAGAGCTCATTCAGTTGTACCAAAGACTGTCTAACCCAGGCTTCATCAGCTTGTTAATGAAGGAACAAACCGATCAGACGAAGACGAAACTGTATGGCGGTTTTATCAGCCTATTTTCGGTCTACGCCAACCGGCCCCTGTCGATTGACGCTCTATCCAAACAAGAGTTCCATCCGGCCAGCTCACCCGACGGTGGAGCGATATTTTTCAAGAAAAGTACCTTCACCACGCTCGGCGGATATGATGTCTCCCAGCCATATTATTTAGACGTGGGCGACCTGGGCTTACGGGCGGCCATTTACGGATACCGTACCTATGTATATAATAAGCAAATATTATGCCACTTAGGCACGGCTCGAAAAACAAATAAAGCTGGCTGGCTCTGGAAATATGGTTATCATTTTTCCGGACTGTCACGGGTAATGTTCAAAAACTACCGACTGGTGAATTTGTTGATTGCTTACCCGTATTTCTGCTTAATCTGCATTATGAAAACGGCACTAAATATGCTACGCTACAGAGACTGGCATGTTGTGTCCCGTTTCATGTTTTCCGTTGGATACTTTTTTAATAATTATAAATCACTCATAAAAGAGCGGCGCAGAATCCAGACCGAACGGACCCTGCCAGATGACGTATTCCTAAAAATCAAACGACCAATATGA